Proteins from a single region of Nomia melanderi isolate GNS246 chromosome 11, iyNomMela1, whole genome shotgun sequence:
- the LOC116430618 gene encoding dehydrogenase/reductase SDR family protein 7-like, protein MDMKQEFLKGWRIIWWLFKLFGFPITIPWLMYHFYDLIQFKRRSAALRGKVVMITGASSGLGEALAHVFYNSGCKVILVSRRKEELERVKNSIINTHHTIPTHPPMVLPLDITDINALRTEVDLIIEIYGQIDILINNAGISYRGEVVSTSVDVDIKVMLTNYFAQIALTKAVLPFMIKQQYGHIVCISSVQGKCAIPHRSAYAASKHALQAWCDSCRAELADKNIKVSVISPGYIRTDLSLNALTGNGQIYGVMDKTTEAGYSPEYVAHCILRAILNNEKDVVIATFIPKFAVYLRTLCPSLYFWIMHRRARKAVKES, encoded by the exons ATGGACATGAAACAAGAATTCTTAAAAGGTTGGCGTATTATATGGtggttatttaaattatttggtTTTCCAATAACAATTCCATGGCTGATGTATCATTTTTACGATCTCATTCAATTTAAACGGAGATCGGCTGCGCTCCGCGGAAAG GTTGTAATGATAACGGGGGCGAGTTCAGGGTTAGGAGAGGCATTGGCccatgtattttataattctggATGTAAAGTGATTTTAGTTTCCAGAAGGAAGGAGGAATTAGAGAGAGTGaagaattcaataataaataccCATCAT ACAATACCGACTCATCCACCTATGGTTTTGCCATTGGATATAACTGATATTAATGCTCTACGAACTGAAGTAgacttaataattgaaatttatggtCAAATTGATATCTTGATCAATAATGCTGGCATTTCTTACAGAGGAGAAGTTGTTAGTACAAGTGTAGATGTAGATATAAAAGTAATGCTCACAAACTATTTTGCACAAATTGCATTGACAAAAG CTGTACTTCCATTTATGATAAAACAACAATATGGTCATATAGTATGCATAAGCAGTGTACAAGGGAAATGTGCTATTCCACATAG ATCTGCATATGCTGCATCTAAACATGCTTTACAAGCATGGTGTGATAGTTGTAGAGCTGAATTGgctgataaaaatataaaagttagtGTTATTAGTCCTGGTTACATTAGAACTGATCTTTCTCTCAATGCATTAACGGGAAATGGACAAATTTATGGAG TAATGGATAAAACTACAGAAGCAGGGTATTCTCCTGAATATGTTGCACATTGCATTTTAAGAGCAATATTAAATAACGAGAAAGATGTAGTTATAGCTACATTTATTCCAAAGTTTGCAGTATATTTACGAACTTTATGTCCATCGCTTTATTTTTGGATCATGCATAGACGGGCAAGAAAGGCTGTAAAagaatcataa
- the Pmi gene encoding transmembrane protein Pmi — translation MVDEAGDRDDSSHVAIIREVYDNENAHETFEYELERALESECNLIVIEPSKLGDETSRWIAVGNCLHKTAALSGLAAITTGLLWGDRPYICGPLGFISVISCGLYTVSWQFDPCCQYQVETDTSKLPHVELLAVLGPSSPTFLVRKDDTRRRILHTTITLVALSISAWRVYQAFK, via the exons ATGGTAGATGAAGCTGGTGACAG GGATGATTCCTCACATGTCGCCATCATTAGGGAGGTATATGATAATGAAAATGCTcatgaaacatttgaatatgAGTTAGAAAGGGCACTTGAATCTGAGTGCAATCTAATTGTTATCGAACCATCAAAATTAGGTGATGAAACCTCCAGATGGATAGCTGTAGGTAACTGCCTTCATAAGACTGCAGCATTATCTGGTCTTGCAGCCATAACCAcag GCTTACTTTGGGGTGATAGGCCTTATATTTGTGGTCCACTAGGTTTCATATCTGTAATATCATGTGGACTTTATACGGTTTCATGGCAGTTTGATCCCTGTTGTCAATACCAAGTTGAAACTGACACAAGTAAATTACCCCATGTGGAATTATTGGCTGTTTTGGGGCCATCATCTCCAACCTTTCTTGTAAGAAAAGACGATACAAGAAGAAGGATTCTTCACACAACCATCACATTGGTAGCACTTAGCATCAGTGCTTGGAGGGTTTATCAGgcatttaaatga